A section of the Triticum dicoccoides isolate Atlit2015 ecotype Zavitan chromosome 7A, WEW_v2.0, whole genome shotgun sequence genome encodes:
- the LOC119332661 gene encoding protein adenylyltransferase SelO-like, with translation MPPQLRFPTVLPNLYPHLLLPRSLPSRRLRLPPPPTPRHPLRRLLFRGMASSATGEAAPAAGTSGAGEASARPRRALEELAWDETFVRELPGDPRSDNIPRQVLHACYTKVSPSAPVENPKLVAWSESVADLLDLDHKEFERPDFPRFFSGETPLVGSVPYAQCYGGHQFGSWAGQLGDGRAITLGEVLNSRGERWELQLKGAGKTPYSRFADGLAVLRSSVREFLCSEAMHGLGIPTTRALCLVETGKSVVRDMFYDGNAKEEPGAIVCRVAPSFLRFGSYQLHATRGKEDLEIVRSLADYTIRHHYPHLENIKKSEGLSFEAAIGDSPAIDLTSNKYAAWAVEVAERTAYLIARWQGVGFTHGVLNTDNMSVLGLTIDYGPFGFLDAFDPSFTPNTTDLPGKRYCFANQPDVGLWNIAQFTGPLSAAYLISKDEANYVMERYGTKFMDEYQSIMTKKLGLSKYNKQLISKLLNNLAVDKVDYTNFFRLLSNVKADRDIPETELLVPIKAALLDIGKERKEAWISWVQTYIEELVASGVSDEERKATMNRVNPKYVLRNYLCQTAIDAADLGDYEEVRRLLKVMEHPYDEQPGMEKYARLPPAWAYRPGVCMLSCSS, from the exons ATGCCCCCTCAGTTGCGCTTCCCCACCGTCCTCCCCAACCTatacccccacctcctcctcccccgctccctcccctctcgccgtctccgcctgccgccgcccccgaccccgcgcCACCCGCTCCGCCGCCTGCTCTTCCGAGGCATGGCCTCCTCCGCCACCGGCGAGGCCGCGCCGGCCGCCGGGACAAGCGGCGCCGGAGAGGCCTCCGCCCGCCCGCGGCGCGCGCTTGAGGAGCTCGCGTGGGACGAGACCTTCGTCCGCGAGCTGCCCGGCGACCCGCGATCCGACAACATCCCCCGCCAG GTGCTGCACGCTTGTTACACCAAGGTGTCTCCCTCGGCGCCCGTGGAGAACCCTAAGCTCGTGGCGTGGTCCGAATCCGTAGCTGACCTCCTCGATCTGGATCACAAAGA gTTTGAAAGGCCTGATTTTCCTCGGTTCTTCTCAGGAGAAACTCCGTTGGTGGGAAG TGTGCCCTATGCCCAGTGTTATGGTGGACACCAGTTTGGTTCATGGGCTGGTCAGTTGGGGGATGGACGAGCAATAACTCTCGGAGAGGTTCTCAATTCTCGAGGTGAGAGGTGGGAGTTGCAGCTCAAGGGTGCTGGAAAGACTCCTTACAGCCGATTTGCAGatggcctcgctgtcctgcgcagCAGCGTCCGTGAATTCTTATGCAGTGAAGCTATGCATGGTCTAGGCATTCCTACAACTCGTGCTCTTTGTCTAGTTGAAACTGGCAAATCTGTTGTGCGAGATATGTTCTATGA TGGTAATGCAAAAGAGGAGCCAGGTGCAATTGTTTGCCGTGTAGCACCATCGTTTTTACGTTTTGGTTCATACCAGTTACATGCTACAAGGGGCAAAGAAGACCTTGAAATTGTTCGTAGTTTGGCAGACTACACAATACGTCATCACTACCCACATCTTGAAAATATTAAAAAGAGTGAAGGTTTATCTTTTGAGGCAGCTATAGGAGACTCTCCAGCAATAGATCTTACTTCCAACAAATATGCTG CCTGGGCAGTTGAGGTTGCAGAGCGTACTGCTTACTTGATAGCCAGGTGGCAAGGTGTTGGTTTCACCCATGGTGTGCTTAACACTgataatatgagtgtgttgggcctaACTATTGATTATGGACCCTTTGGTTTCTTAGATGCTTTTGATCCTAGCTTTACTCCGAATACAACTGATCTCCCAGGTAAGAGGTActgttttgcaaatcaacctgatgtTGGTTTGTGGAATATTGCCCAGTTCACTGGGCCATTGTCGGCTGCGTATCTTATCAGCAAGGATGAAGCAAATTATGTAATGGAGAG GTATGGGACAAAGTTCATGGATGAATATCAATCTATAATGACAAAGAAACTTGGTCTGTCAAAATATAACAAGCAGCTTATTAGCAAGCTGCTGAACAACTTGGCTGTTGATAAAGTTGACTATACAAATTTTTTCCGTCTTCTTTCGAATGTCAAAGCAGATCGTGACATCCCAGAAACTGAGCTACTTGTTCCAATAAAAGCTGCACTCCTGGATATTGGGAAAGAAAGAAAGGAAGCATGGATTAGTTGGGTACAAACATATATCGAGGAG CTGGTGGCTAGTGGTGTCTCCGATGAAGAAAGGAAAGCCACAATGAACCGTGTCAACCCAAAGTATGTTCTTCGGAACTATCTCTGCCAGACAGCGATTGACGCAGCTGATCTAGGTGATTACGAGGAAGTTCGCCGGCTATTGAAAGttatggaacatccatatgatgagCAGCCGGGAATGGAGAAATACGCCCGCTTGCCACCGGCCTGGGCATACAGGCCTGGGGTGTGCATGCTATCCTGCTCGTCATGA
- the LOC119328309 gene encoding chlorophyll a-b binding protein 1B-21, chloroplastic-like, with protein sequence MARAHADIAANGRRHLDIPIPLRLRPLVLLLAASDSLVLSERTPVLLLVVVSPQQGAASIEGATMAMASSSGLRSCSAVGVPSLLAPSSRSGRSGLPFCAYATTSGRVTMSAEWFPGQPRPAHLDGSSPGDFGFDPLGLATVPENFERFKESEIYHCRWAMLCVPGVLVPEALGLGNWVKAQEWAALPDGQATYLGNPVPWGNLPTILAIEFLAIAFAEQQRTMEKDPEKKKYPGGAFDPLGFSKDPAKFEELKLKEIKNGRLAMLAFVGFCVQQSAYPGTGPLENLATHLADPWHNNIGDIVIPRNIYGP encoded by the exons ATGGCTCGTGCGCATGCGGATATTGCAGCCAATGGCCGGCGGCATTTGGATATCCCCATCCCGCTCCGTCTCCGGCCGCTCGTGCTCTTATTAGCAGCCTCAGATTCCCTTGTCCTCTCAGAGCGCACGcctgttcttcttcttgttgttgtctcACCGCAGCAAGGAGCAGCCAGCATCGAGGGAGCAACAATGGCGATGGCGTCGTCGAGCGGGCTGAGGAGCTGCAGCGCCGTGGGCGTGCCGAGCCTGCTGGCGCCTTCGTCCAGGTCCGGCCGCTCCGGGCTGCCGTTCTGCGCCTACGCCACCACCTCCGGCCGCGTCACCATGTCCGCCGAGTGGTTCCCCGGCCAGCCCCGCCCCGCCCACCTCGACGGCTCCTCGCCAGG AGACTTCGGGTTCGACCCCCTGGGCCTCGCCACCGTGCCGGAGAACTTCGAGCGGTTCAAGGAGTCCGAGATCTACCACTGCCGCTGGGCCATGCTCTGCGTG CCTGGGGTGCTGGTGCCGGAGGCGCTGGGACTGGGCAACTGGGTGAAGGCGCAGGAGTGGGCGGCGCTCCCCGACGGGCAGGCGACGTACCTGGGCAACCCGGTGCCGTGGGGCAACCTGCCGACCATCCTGGCGATCGAGTTCCTGGCCATCGCCTTCGCGGAGCAGCAGCGCACCATGGAGAAGGACCCGGAGAAGAAGAAGTACCCCGGCGGCGCCTTCGACCCGCTCGGCTTCTCCAAGGACCCCGCCAAGTTCGAGGAGCTCAAGCTCAAGGAGATCAAGAACG GGCGGCTGGCGATGCTGGCGTTCGTGGGGTTCTGCGTGCAGCAGTCGGCGTACCCCGGCACCGGCCCGCTGGAGAACCTGGCCACGCACCTCGCGGACCCGTGGCACAACAACATCGGCGACATCGTCATCCCCAGAAATATCTACGGCCCTTGA